One genomic window of Actinoalloteichus hoggarensis includes the following:
- a CDS encoding helix-turn-helix transcriptional regulator: protein MTAPASATSSSEGRTRHTVARLLLEHGPATAAAIAEELGLGQAAVRRHLDAMIADGQACTRQAPRGPRGRGRPARLYLLTEAGRTRFGHAYDDLAVAALRFLGEHVGEQAVTAFARQRVAELVDRHRGAVSAAPDPATRAEALAEALTREGYASSTRRVGSGEQLCQHHCPVAHVAAEFPQLCEAETALFADLLGTHVQRLATIARGDAACTTHVPLVERAAEHSDRPESPGRSTARLVPAPATPVQTAPNPDGGEPA from the coding sequence GTGACGGCCCCCGCCTCGGCCACATCCTCCTCCGAGGGGCGAACCCGTCACACCGTGGCCAGACTGCTCCTCGAGCACGGGCCCGCCACCGCCGCCGCCATCGCCGAGGAACTGGGCCTGGGGCAGGCGGCGGTGCGTCGGCACCTCGACGCGATGATCGCCGACGGGCAGGCCTGCACCAGGCAGGCTCCCCGCGGCCCGCGCGGCCGAGGCAGGCCCGCCCGGCTCTACCTGCTCACCGAGGCGGGACGCACCCGATTCGGTCACGCTTACGACGACCTGGCGGTCGCCGCGCTGCGGTTCCTCGGCGAGCACGTCGGGGAACAGGCCGTGACGGCCTTCGCCCGGCAACGGGTGGCCGAACTGGTCGACCGGCACCGGGGCGCGGTGTCCGCCGCGCCCGACCCCGCGACGCGCGCCGAAGCACTCGCCGAGGCGCTCACCCGTGAGGGTTACGCTTCCTCGACCCGCCGCGTCGGGTCGGGGGAGCAGCTCTGCCAGCATCACTGTCCCGTGGCGCATGTCGCGGCGGAGTTCCCGCAGCTCTGCGAGGCCGAGACGGCGTTGTTCGCCGACCTGCTCGGCACCCACGTTCAGCGACTGGCCACCATCGCTCGCGGTGATGCGGCGTGCACCACGCACGTTCCGCTCGTCGAACGAGCGGCGGAGCACAGCGATCGGCCGGAATCCCCCGGCAGATCGACCGCCCGTCTGGTGCCCGCTCCCGCGACACCAGTTCAGACCGCCCCGAATCCGGATGGAGGGGAACCCGCATGA
- the sufB gene encoding Fe-S cluster assembly protein SufB, with protein MTAAAEQRTPTTAPTATGQQPLTQEETLATLGNYEYGWADSDDAGTSARRGLNEDVVRDISAKKSEPDWMLQTRLKGLSLFDRKPMPNWGADLSGIDFDKIKYFVRSTEKQATSWEDLPADIKNTYDRLGIPEAEKQRLVAGVAAQYESEVVYHKIREDLEEQGVIFLDTDTGLREHPELFQEYFGSVIPAGDNKFSALNAAVWSGGSFIYVPKGVHVDIPLQAYFRINTENMGQFERTLIIVDEGAYVHYVEGCTAPIYSSDSLHSAVVEIIVKKGGRCRYTTIQNWSNNVYNLVTKRAKAEEGATMEWIDGNIGSKVTMKYPSVYLMGEHAKGEVLSIAFAGEGQHQDAGAKMTHLAPHTSSTIVSKSVARGGGRTSYRGLVRVNKGAHHSKSTVKCDALLVDTISRSDTYPYVDVREDDVAMGHEATVSKVSDDQLFYLMSRGLTEDEAMAMVVRGFVEPIARELPMEYALELNRLIELQMEGAVG; from the coding sequence ATGACTGCCGCTGCCGAGCAGCGAACACCCACCACTGCGCCGACCGCAACGGGCCAGCAGCCGCTGACCCAGGAGGAGACGCTGGCCACTCTCGGCAACTACGAGTACGGCTGGGCCGACTCCGACGACGCGGGCACCAGCGCTCGCCGAGGTCTGAACGAGGACGTGGTCCGGGACATCTCGGCCAAGAAGAGCGAGCCGGACTGGATGCTCCAGACCCGGCTCAAGGGGCTGAGCCTGTTCGACCGCAAGCCGATGCCGAACTGGGGCGCCGACCTCTCCGGAATCGACTTCGACAAGATCAAGTACTTCGTGCGCTCCACGGAGAAGCAGGCCACCAGCTGGGAGGACCTGCCCGCCGACATCAAGAACACCTATGACCGGCTGGGCATCCCCGAGGCGGAGAAGCAGCGTCTGGTCGCGGGCGTCGCGGCTCAGTACGAGTCCGAGGTCGTCTACCACAAGATCCGGGAGGACCTGGAGGAGCAGGGCGTCATCTTCCTGGACACCGACACCGGTCTGCGGGAGCACCCCGAGCTGTTCCAGGAGTACTTCGGCTCGGTGATCCCCGCCGGGGACAACAAGTTCTCCGCGCTCAACGCGGCGGTCTGGTCTGGCGGCTCGTTCATCTACGTGCCGAAGGGCGTGCACGTGGACATCCCGCTGCAGGCCTACTTCCGGATCAACACCGAGAACATGGGCCAGTTCGAGCGGACGCTGATCATCGTCGACGAGGGTGCCTACGTGCACTACGTCGAGGGCTGCACGGCGCCGATCTACAGCTCGGACTCGCTGCACTCCGCGGTCGTGGAGATCATCGTGAAGAAGGGCGGTCGTTGTCGCTACACGACCATCCAGAACTGGTCGAACAACGTCTACAACCTGGTCACCAAGCGCGCCAAGGCCGAAGAGGGCGCGACCATGGAGTGGATCGACGGCAACATCGGATCCAAGGTCACGATGAAGTACCCGTCGGTCTACCTGATGGGGGAGCACGCCAAGGGCGAGGTGCTCTCGATCGCCTTCGCGGGCGAGGGCCAGCACCAGGACGCGGGCGCCAAGATGACCCATCTCGCCCCGCACACCTCCTCCACCATCGTCTCCAAGTCGGTGGCCAGGGGCGGCGGACGCACCTCCTACCGAGGTCTGGTGCGGGTGAACAAGGGCGCGCACCACTCCAAGTCCACCGTCAAGTGCGACGCGCTGCTGGTCGACACGATCAGCCGCTCCGACACCTATCCCTACGTCGACGTCCGCGAGGACGACGTGGCGATGGGGCACGAGGCGACGGTGTCCAAGGTCAGCGACGATCAGCTCTTCTACCTGATGTCGCGCGGTCTCACCGAGGACGAGGCGATGGCCATGGTGGTGCGCGGGTTCGTCGAGCCCATCGCGCGCGAGCTGCCCATGGAATACGCGCTGGAACTGAACCGCCTGATCGAGCTGCAGATGGAAGGGGCCGTCGGCTGA
- the sufD gene encoding Fe-S cluster assembly protein SufD → MATPTHTTDVTPGVAGKAHSHGGPVIPQSSRGERFTSYDVAAFEVPGGREEDWRFTPLRRLAGLHDGSAAGDGRITVEVTAEAPVTVETVDRGDSRLGDGGVPADRVAAQAWSGFAEATVVTVPRDARPTDPITVTVTGPGEGRSAYGHVQLRAEAFAEATVVLDYRGSGALADNVEIVVGDSARLVVVAVHDWAADAVHVGAQHAALGRDATLRHFAITLGGDLVRIASTVTYRERGGDAELLGVYFADAEQHLEHRLLVDHAVPNCRSNVVYKGALQGEGAHTVWIGDVLIRAAAEATETFELNRNLILTDGARADSVPNLEIETGEIQGAGHASATGRFDDEQLFYLQARGIPVEIARRLVVRGFFGEILQKIRVPEVRERLEAAIEAELAAVGT, encoded by the coding sequence ATGGCGACACCTACTCACACCACGGACGTCACGCCGGGCGTCGCGGGCAAGGCCCACTCGCACGGCGGACCGGTGATCCCGCAGTCCTCCAGGGGCGAGCGGTTCACCTCCTACGACGTGGCCGCCTTCGAGGTCCCCGGCGGTCGCGAAGAGGACTGGCGGTTCACGCCGCTGCGCAGGCTCGCGGGCCTGCACGACGGATCGGCGGCGGGCGACGGCCGCATCACCGTCGAGGTCACGGCCGAGGCGCCGGTGACGGTGGAGACCGTGGACCGCGGCGACTCCCGTCTCGGCGACGGCGGTGTGCCCGCCGACCGGGTGGCCGCGCAGGCCTGGTCCGGCTTCGCCGAGGCCACGGTGGTCACCGTCCCCCGGGACGCGCGCCCCACCGATCCGATCACCGTCACGGTGACCGGCCCCGGCGAGGGCCGGAGCGCCTACGGGCACGTGCAGCTGCGGGCCGAGGCCTTCGCCGAGGCCACGGTCGTGCTCGACTACCGGGGCTCCGGTGCGCTGGCCGACAACGTGGAGATCGTGGTCGGCGACTCCGCTCGGCTGGTCGTCGTCGCCGTGCACGACTGGGCGGCCGACGCCGTCCACGTCGGCGCGCAGCACGCGGCGCTGGGCCGCGACGCCACCCTGCGGCACTTCGCGATCACACTGGGCGGCGACCTGGTGCGCATCGCCTCCACCGTCACCTACCGGGAGCGGGGCGGCGACGCGGAGCTGCTGGGGGTGTACTTCGCGGACGCCGAGCAGCACCTGGAGCACCGACTGCTGGTCGACCACGCGGTGCCCAACTGCCGCAGCAACGTGGTCTACAAGGGCGCGTTGCAGGGCGAGGGCGCCCACACCGTGTGGATCGGCGACGTGCTGATCCGGGCGGCGGCGGAGGCGACCGAGACCTTCGAGCTGAACCGCAACCTGATCCTCACCGACGGCGCCCGCGCCGACTCGGTGCCCAACCTGGAGATCGAGACCGGGGAGATCCAGGGCGCGGGCCACGCCAGCGCCACGGGCCGGTTCGACGACGAGCAGCTGTTCTACCTCCAGGCCAGGGGCATCCCGGTCGAGATCGCCCGCAGGCTCGTCGTCCGGGGCTTCTTCGGCGAGATCCTCCAGAAGATTCGCGTTCCGGAGGTCCGCGAGCGGCTGGAGGCGGCGATCGAGGCCGAGCTGGCGGCGGTCGGCACATGA
- a CDS encoding non-heme iron oxygenase ferredoxin subunit, with amino-acid sequence MTMTPVCEVAGLAERTPVRVQADGVPVVLVKDGERVHALHDVCSHAEVALSEGELVTRRGGLALECWLHGSCFDLRTGAPTGLPATDPVAVFPAEINEGWVHVDPAVRVAG; translated from the coding sequence ATGACGATGACCCCGGTGTGCGAGGTGGCGGGCCTGGCCGAGCGGACGCCCGTCCGGGTGCAGGCCGACGGCGTCCCCGTCGTCCTGGTGAAGGACGGTGAGCGGGTGCACGCCCTGCACGACGTGTGCTCCCACGCCGAGGTGGCGCTCTCCGAGGGAGAGCTGGTCACCCGGCGCGGCGGGCTCGCCCTGGAGTGCTGGCTGCACGGCTCCTGCTTCGACCTGCGCACCGGGGCGCCGACCGGTCTGCCCGCCACCGATCCGGTGGCGGTGTTCCCGGCCGAGATCAACGAGGGCTGGGTCCACGTCGACCCGGCCGTCCGGGTCGCGGGCTGA
- the sufC gene encoding Fe-S cluster assembly ATPase SufC produces the protein MATLEIKDLHVSVSTDDEPKEILKGVDLTVRAGETHAIMGPNGSGKSTLAYAVAGHPKYEVTSGSVLLDGEEVLEMSVDERARAGLFLAMQYPVEVPGVSMSNFLRSAATAVRGEAPKIRHWVKEVKEAMTDLDIDPSFAERSVNEGFSGGEKKRHEILQLDLLKPKFAILDETDSGLDVDALRVVSDGVNRYTAGGERGVLLITHYTRILKHIAPDHVHVFAGGRIVESGGAELADQLERDGYVRFTGSKETAAV, from the coding sequence ATGGCCACTCTGGAAATCAAGGATCTGCACGTCTCGGTGTCCACCGACGACGAGCCCAAGGAGATCCTCAAGGGCGTCGACCTGACGGTGCGTGCGGGCGAGACTCACGCGATCATGGGGCCGAACGGCTCCGGCAAGTCCACCCTCGCCTACGCCGTCGCAGGCCACCCGAAGTACGAGGTCACCTCGGGCTCGGTGCTGCTGGACGGCGAGGAGGTGCTGGAGATGTCCGTCGACGAGCGGGCACGCGCAGGCCTCTTCCTGGCCATGCAGTACCCGGTCGAGGTCCCCGGTGTGTCGATGTCGAACTTCCTGCGCTCGGCCGCCACGGCGGTCCGGGGCGAGGCCCCCAAGATCCGGCACTGGGTCAAGGAGGTCAAGGAGGCGATGACGGACCTCGACATCGACCCGTCCTTCGCCGAGCGCAGCGTCAACGAGGGCTTCTCCGGCGGTGAGAAGAAGCGGCACGAGATCCTCCAGCTCGACCTGCTGAAGCCGAAGTTCGCGATCCTCGACGAGACCGACTCCGGCCTGGACGTCGACGCGCTGCGGGTCGTCTCCGACGGCGTCAACCGCTACACCGCGGGCGGCGAGCGGGGTGTACTGCTGATCACCCACTACACCCGCATCCTCAAGCACATCGCGCCCGACCACGTGCACGTGTTCGCGGGCGGCCGGATCGTGGAGTCGGGCGGCGCGGAGCTGGCCGACCAGCTGGAGCGGGACGGCTACGTGCGGTTCACCGGCAGCAAGGAGACCGCCGCCGTCTGA
- a CDS encoding cysteine desulfurase, producing the protein MATTATPLDIASIKADFPILARTVRDGKPLVYLDSGATSQRPRQVLDAERAFLESSNAAVHRGAHQLAEEATDAYESARARIAAFVGVGDDEVVFTKNATEGVNLVAYAMGNAATAGPEAQRFRLGPGDEVVVTEMEHHANLVPWQQLCARTGATLKWFGVTDEGRLDLSDADTMITERTRVVAFTHQSNVLGTVNPVAELVALSRRVGALTVLDACQSVPHAAVDLRALDVDFAVFSGHKMLGPSGVGVLYGRRALLAALPPFLTGGSMIETVRMEASTFAPAPQRFEAGVPMTSQAVALGAAVDYLRVVGMDRVADHERTLTEAALAGLADVPGVRIVGPTDTVDRGGAVSFTVEDIHPHDAGQVLDSLGIAVRVGHHCAWPLHRRLAVPASVRASFYLYNDLSDVDALVAGVREARRFFGVDSGGMTSPAGVA; encoded by the coding sequence ATGGCGACCACGGCGACACCGCTGGACATCGCGAGCATCAAGGCTGACTTCCCGATCCTCGCCCGCACGGTGCGGGACGGGAAGCCGCTGGTCTACCTCGACTCGGGCGCCACCTCGCAGCGTCCCCGTCAGGTGCTCGACGCGGAGCGGGCGTTCCTGGAGAGTTCCAACGCGGCGGTGCACCGGGGCGCGCATCAGCTCGCGGAGGAGGCCACCGACGCCTACGAGTCGGCCAGGGCCCGCATCGCGGCCTTCGTCGGCGTCGGCGACGACGAGGTGGTGTTCACCAAGAACGCCACCGAGGGCGTCAACCTCGTCGCCTACGCGATGGGCAACGCGGCGACGGCGGGACCGGAGGCGCAGCGCTTCCGCCTCGGCCCCGGCGACGAGGTCGTGGTGACCGAGATGGAGCACCACGCCAACCTCGTGCCCTGGCAGCAGCTCTGCGCCAGGACCGGCGCGACGCTGAAGTGGTTCGGCGTCACCGACGAGGGCAGGCTCGACCTCTCCGACGCCGACACGATGATCACCGAGCGGACCAGGGTCGTCGCCTTCACTCACCAGTCCAACGTGCTGGGCACGGTCAATCCGGTGGCGGAGCTGGTGGCACTGTCTCGTCGGGTGGGCGCCCTGACCGTGCTCGACGCCTGCCAGTCCGTGCCGCACGCCGCAGTCGACCTGCGCGCGCTGGACGTGGACTTCGCCGTGTTCAGCGGCCACAAGATGCTCGGCCCGTCCGGGGTCGGCGTCCTGTACGGCAGGAGGGCGCTGCTGGCGGCGTTGCCGCCGTTCCTCACCGGCGGCTCGATGATCGAGACCGTCCGGATGGAGGCCTCGACCTTCGCTCCGGCGCCGCAGCGGTTCGAGGCGGGCGTGCCGATGACCTCGCAGGCGGTGGCGCTGGGCGCCGCGGTGGACTATCTGCGGGTGGTCGGCATGGACCGCGTCGCCGATCACGAGCGGACGCTGACGGAGGCCGCGCTGGCGGGCCTCGCCGACGTGCCGGGCGTGCGGATCGTCGGTCCGACCGACACCGTCGACCGGGGCGGGGCGGTCTCGTTCACCGTGGAGGACATCCACCCCCACGACGCCGGGCAGGTGCTGGACAGCCTCGGCATCGCGGTGCGGGTCGGACATCACTGTGCCTGGCCGCTGCATCGGCGGCTGGCCGTTCCCGCCTCCGTGCGGGCCAGCTTCTACCTGTACAACGACCTCTCCGACGTCGACGCGCTGGTGGCGGGCGTCCGGGAGGCCCGCCGGTTCTTCGGCGTCGACTCGGGCGGGATGACGTCGCCCGCGGGGGTGGCCTGA
- the sufU gene encoding Fe-S cluster assembly sulfur transfer protein SufU has translation MQLDQMYQEIILDHYKNPHGHGLREPFDAESHQVNPMCGDEVTLRVALSAHDPAATVLDVSYAGQGCSISQASTSVLTDLVVGRPLPEVLAVSEAFLELMQGRGKVEPDEDVLGDGIAFAGVARYPARVKCALLGWMAFKDAVSRVVDEVRTA, from the coding sequence ATGCAGCTGGACCAGATGTATCAGGAGATCATCCTCGACCATTACAAGAATCCGCACGGCCACGGCCTGCGGGAGCCGTTCGACGCCGAGTCGCACCAGGTCAACCCCATGTGCGGGGACGAGGTCACCCTGCGGGTCGCCCTGTCCGCGCACGACCCGGCCGCGACCGTCCTCGACGTCTCGTACGCTGGTCAGGGCTGCTCGATCAGCCAGGCCTCGACCTCGGTGCTGACCGACCTGGTCGTCGGCAGGCCCCTGCCCGAGGTGCTGGCGGTCTCGGAGGCGTTCCTGGAGCTGATGCAGGGACGTGGCAAGGTGGAACCCGACGAGGACGTCCTCGGCGACGGCATCGCCTTCGCCGGGGTGGCGAGATACCCGGCGCGGGTCAAGTGCGCGCTGCTGGGCTGGATGGCGTTCAAGGACGCGGTGAGCCGCGTCGTCGACGAGGTGAGGACAGCATGA
- a CDS encoding metal-sulfur cluster assembly factor gives MTSVADQNPGQEAEQVQRGVEGLPEPPAPRADKPEIEDIEEAMRDVVDPELGINVVDLGLVYGVTVDESNVATLDMTLTSAACPLTDVIEDQTRAALTGGSGGGLVDDVRINWVWMPPWGPEKITDEGREQLRALGFTV, from the coding sequence ATGACCAGCGTGGCAGACCAGAACCCCGGCCAGGAGGCCGAGCAGGTGCAGCGCGGGGTCGAGGGACTCCCCGAGCCGCCCGCGCCCCGGGCCGACAAGCCGGAGATCGAGGACATCGAAGAGGCCATGCGCGACGTGGTCGACCCCGAACTGGGCATCAACGTCGTCGACCTCGGCCTGGTGTACGGCGTGACCGTCGACGAGTCCAACGTCGCGACCCTGGACATGACGCTGACGTCGGCGGCCTGTCCGCTGACCGACGTCATCGAGGATCAGACCAGGGCGGCGCTGACCGGCGGCTCCGGCGGCGGCCTCGTGGACGACGTCCGCATCAACTGGGTGTGGATGCCGCCGTGGGGCCCGGAGAAGATCACCGACGAGGGCCGTGAGCAGCTGCGTGCGCTCGGCTTCACGGTCTGA
- a CDS encoding DUF397 domain-containing protein, producing MHASTRHGGGWRKSTRSANNGTCVESACTADAHAVRDSTSPRSGKPCLTPDQSADFFASIKAGRFDGRRADGGANCSRAPRRQERTPDSITAGPDRARP from the coding sequence ATGCACGCATCGACTCGACACGGCGGCGGCTGGCGGAAGTCCACTCGGAGCGCGAACAACGGCACCTGCGTCGAATCGGCCTGCACAGCCGACGCCCATGCCGTCCGCGACAGCACGTCACCTCGTAGCGGAAAGCCATGCCTGACGCCCGACCAGTCGGCTGACTTCTTCGCCTCCATCAAGGCGGGCCGCTTCGACGGACGTCGAGCAGACGGCGGGGCGAACTGTTCCCGAGCTCCTCGCCGACAGGAACGGACCCCGGACAGCATCACGGCCGGGCCCGATCGGGCCCGGCCGTGA
- a CDS encoding GGDEF domain-containing protein: MTAPPQNVRFAFQPLVNLATGGIVALEALPRPHGGEMRELFRQAVAARRLTELDVELAVGAASAAAAGGTRLPLHLNVLAGTVAYDQERFDQLDAALAEGGRPTHQVTLEVGAPFYRLDHEALLQGLARLRDRGYRLALDGLGQGDASLQLVTAGAVDMLKLDATLTVDLATVPQRADFLESMALFAERSGVQLVAQGVENEDQLTRLRAGGIALVQGDLIAPASRRPMSQLAVTSVLSELSQIQAPRIAARSAGPRITDFLQPAVPLPTTATAEEVRVVFADHPDSTSVVLLDATGRPHRLVDRNRFLLAVTGPYGHALHARREALRLAEEPKLVGTHNTVVEALDLVADSGPDQMYVDLVVVDEAGRCLGVVRAGDLFRGVAELKVEQAATLNPLTRLPGTDTVAAEIDQRLLDGDAFTVSWLDIDGFKGVNDTVGFAAGDELIRSLGRHLTDLAAGMPGVLVGHVGGDDFLVVCDLDQLMPLGAEVLDARRQAEDVTVSVSLASLVCAPGTVADHYDASRRLSPLKARAKRLLGTSWVVGRSTSDQVDELRGTAPPTAPQGTTRAHPPRRQATG, from the coding sequence GTGACCGCGCCGCCGCAGAACGTGCGCTTCGCCTTCCAGCCGCTGGTCAACCTCGCCACCGGCGGAATCGTCGCGCTTGAGGCCCTGCCCCGGCCGCACGGGGGCGAGATGCGCGAGCTGTTCCGTCAGGCGGTCGCGGCTCGCAGGCTCACCGAGCTCGACGTCGAACTCGCCGTGGGCGCGGCCTCGGCGGCGGCGGCGGGCGGTACCCGGCTGCCGCTGCACCTCAACGTGCTCGCCGGGACCGTCGCCTACGACCAGGAGCGCTTCGACCAGCTGGACGCGGCGCTGGCCGAGGGGGGCAGGCCGACCCATCAGGTGACGCTGGAGGTCGGAGCACCGTTCTACCGGCTGGACCACGAGGCCCTGTTACAGGGCCTCGCCAGGCTGCGAGACCGGGGCTATCGCCTGGCGCTCGACGGACTGGGCCAGGGTGACGCATCACTGCAGCTCGTCACCGCGGGCGCCGTCGACATGCTCAAGCTCGACGCCACGCTCACCGTCGACCTCGCCACCGTGCCGCAGCGTGCCGACTTCCTGGAGTCGATGGCGTTGTTCGCCGAACGGTCCGGCGTGCAGCTCGTCGCCCAGGGCGTCGAGAACGAGGACCAGCTCACCCGGCTGCGGGCCGGGGGCATCGCGCTCGTCCAGGGCGATCTGATCGCGCCCGCCTCCAGAAGGCCCATGTCGCAGCTGGCCGTGACCTCGGTGCTCTCGGAGCTGTCCCAGATCCAGGCGCCCCGCATCGCGGCCCGCTCGGCCGGGCCGCGGATCACCGACTTCCTCCAGCCCGCGGTGCCGCTGCCCACCACCGCGACGGCCGAAGAGGTGCGCGTCGTCTTCGCCGATCACCCCGACAGCACCAGCGTCGTGCTGCTCGACGCGACGGGCAGGCCGCATCGACTGGTGGACCGCAATCGCTTCCTGCTGGCCGTCACCGGCCCGTACGGACACGCGTTGCACGCCCGCCGGGAGGCACTGCGGCTCGCGGAGGAGCCGAAACTGGTCGGCACGCACAACACCGTGGTGGAGGCGCTGGACCTGGTCGCCGACTCCGGGCCGGACCAGATGTACGTCGACCTCGTGGTGGTCGACGAGGCCGGCCGCTGCCTCGGCGTCGTCCGCGCGGGCGACCTCTTCCGGGGCGTCGCCGAGCTGAAGGTCGAGCAGGCCGCCACGCTGAATCCGCTGACCCGACTGCCGGGCACCGACACGGTCGCCGCCGAGATCGATCAGCGTCTGCTGGACGGCGACGCCTTCACGGTGAGCTGGCTGGACATCGACGGCTTCAAGGGCGTGAACGACACCGTCGGCTTCGCGGCGGGCGACGAGCTGATCCGGTCGCTGGGCAGGCACCTGACCGACCTCGCCGCAGGCATGCCGGGAGTCCTCGTCGGGCACGTCGGCGGCGACGACTTCCTCGTGGTCTGCGACCTGGATCAGCTCATGCCGCTGGGCGCCGAGGTGCTGGACGCCCGGCGACAGGCCGAGGACGTGACCGTCAGCGTGTCGCTCGCCTCGCTGGTCTGCGCGCCGGGGACGGTGGCCGACCACTACGACGCCTCCCGCAGGCTGTCCCCGCTGAAGGCGCGGGCGAAGCGACTGCTCGGCACGAGCTGGGTGGTGGGCCGCTCCACCTCCGACCAGGTCGACGAGCTGCGCGGCACGGCACCGCCCACCGCCCCGCAGGGCACCACGCGCGCCCACCCGCCCCGCCGCCAGGCGACCGGCTGA
- a CDS encoding lycopene cyclase family protein, whose product MVDVVVAGAGPAGLALAAACVDAGLSVTVVDPAPHRRWRATYGLWRDELPGLPDRLVAARAPGAAVVAGIRRRLDDREYCVLDDAALRAELARPEITLRRGRVHGVDHHRHGTHVRLADGTSLAARLLVDAAGARRRTGRPVTAQTAYGLVLPAEAARPYLGADEAMFMDWRAADPAERTGLPPSFCYAVPVGAGEVLIEETCLAGSPAASPGALRRRLAARLTGHGVDAGRALRRERVWIDLDQVPRGPGRVLSFGAAAGLGHPATGYGLAATLRLAPTAARALAARLRHGPAPAVRAAHRAIWPVQASVVLALRRYGLKVLLTLDQEECAAFFGAFFGLPPELRAAYLSGREDVTGTARAMTALLSSASPPIRRRLMGGGRPTPAGRADLVDPAPLGVTEDTTGKGRTSRLGSRTGGSMTR is encoded by the coding sequence GTGGTCGATGTCGTCGTCGCGGGGGCCGGTCCGGCCGGGCTGGCGCTGGCCGCGGCCTGCGTGGACGCCGGTCTGTCGGTCACGGTGGTCGATCCGGCGCCGCATCGGCGGTGGCGTGCCACCTACGGTCTGTGGCGCGACGAGCTTCCCGGCCTGCCCGACCGTCTCGTGGCGGCCCGCGCACCCGGCGCCGCGGTCGTCGCAGGCATCCGACGTCGGCTGGACGACCGGGAGTACTGCGTGCTCGACGACGCCGCGCTGCGTGCCGAGCTGGCCCGGCCCGAGATCACGCTGCGGCGCGGGCGGGTGCACGGCGTCGACCATCATCGACACGGAACGCACGTCCGGCTGGCCGACGGGACGAGTCTGGCGGCCCGGCTGCTGGTCGACGCGGCGGGCGCCCGCCGCCGCACCGGGCGTCCCGTCACGGCCCAGACGGCCTACGGGCTCGTCCTGCCCGCCGAGGCCGCCCGGCCCTACCTCGGGGCCGACGAGGCGATGTTCATGGACTGGCGGGCCGCGGACCCCGCCGAGCGGACCGGCCTGCCGCCGAGCTTCTGCTACGCCGTGCCGGTGGGCGCCGGCGAGGTGCTGATCGAGGAGACCTGCCTCGCGGGCAGCCCTGCCGCCTCGCCGGGCGCACTGCGGCGGCGGCTGGCCGCCCGGCTGACCGGACACGGCGTCGACGCCGGGAGGGCGCTGCGGCGGGAACGGGTCTGGATCGACCTCGACCAGGTGCCCCGTGGACCCGGTCGGGTCCTGAGCTTCGGCGCGGCGGCCGGGCTCGGCCATCCCGCGACCGGTTACGGGCTTGCCGCCACGCTGCGCCTGGCCCCGACAGCGGCCCGCGCACTGGCGGCACGGCTCCGACACGGGCCGGCCCCCGCCGTCCGGGCCGCGCATCGCGCGATCTGGCCCGTTCAGGCGAGCGTCGTGCTCGCGCTGCGGCGCTATGGTCTGAAGGTGCTGCTCACGCTCGATCAGGAGGAGTGCGCCGCGTTCTTCGGCGCGTTCTTCGGACTGCCCCCGGAGCTGCGCGCCGCATACCTCTCCGGTCGGGAGGACGTGACGGGCACCGCGCGGGCGATGACCGCCCTGCTGTCGTCGGCATCGCCGCCGATCCGACGGCGGCTGATGGGCGGCGGGCGGCCGACTCCGGCGGGCCGTGCCGACCTCGTCGACCCGGCGCCACTCGGTGTGACCGAAGATACAACCGGGAAGGGAAGAACCTCTCGTCTCGGATCTCGCACAGGGGGGAGCATGACCAGGTGA